From one Eptesicus fuscus isolate TK198812 chromosome 3, DD_ASM_mEF_20220401, whole genome shotgun sequence genomic stretch:
- the ZNF639 gene encoding zinc finger protein 639 encodes MNEYPKKRKRKTLHPSRYSDSSGISRIADGFSGIFSDHCYSVCSMRQPDLKYFDNKDDDSDTETSNDLPKFTDGVKARNRNQNYLVPSPVLRILDHTAFSTEKSADVEICDEECDSPESLNQQTQEESPIEVHTAEDVPIAAEVHAISEDYDLETENNSSESLQDQTDEEPPAKLCKILDKSQALNVTAQQKWPLLRANSSGLYKCELCEFNSKYFSDLKQHMILKHKRTDSNVCRVCKESFSTNMLLIEHAKLHEEDPYICKYCDYKTVIFENLSQHIADTHFSDHLYWCEQCDVQFSSSSELYLHFQEHSCDEQYLCQFCEHETNDPEDLHSHVVNEHACKLIELSDKYNNGEHGQYSLLSKITFDKCKNFFVCQVCGFRSRLHTNVNRHVAIEHTKIFPHVCDDCGKGFSSMLEYCKHLNSHLSEGIYLCQYCEYSTGQIEDLKIHLDFKHSADLPHKCSDCLMRFGNERELLSHIPVHETT; translated from the exons ATGAATGAAtatcctaaaaaaagaaaaaggaagacttTACACCCTTCTCGTTATTCAG ATTCCTCTGGAATAAGCAGAATTGCAGATGGATTCAGTGGAATTTTTTCTGATCATTGTTACAGTGTCTGTTCTATGAGGCAACcagacttaaaatattttgacaacAAAG ATGATGATTCTGATACAGAGACATCGAATGATCTGCCAAAATTTACAGACGGAGTCAAGGCCAGAAACAGAAATCAGAACTATCTGGTTCCCAGTCCCGTACTTAGAATTCTAGACCACACTGCCTTTTCTACAG aaaaatctgCCGATGTTGAAATTTGTGATGAGGAGTGTGACTCACCTGAATCACTCAACCAACAAACTCAAGAGGAGAGTCCTATAGAAGTTCACACTGCTGAAGACGTTCCAATTGCTGCAGAAGTGCATGCAATTTCTGAAGATTACGATTTAGAGACAGAAAACAATTCCTCTGAGAGTCTCCAAGACCAAACTGATGAAGAGCCACCAGCTAAACTTTGCAAAATTCTAGATAAGAGCCAAGCTCTGAATGTGACTGCCCAGCAGAAATGGCCTTTGCTGAGAGCTAATAGCAGTGGCCTCTATAAATGTGAACTTTGCGAGTTCAACagcaaatatttttctgatttaaagCAGCATATGATCCTGAAGCATAAGCGTACTGATTCAAATGTGTGTCGAGTGTGCAAGGAAAGTTTCTCTACCAACATGCTTCTGATCGAACATGCCAAACTGCATGAAGAGGATCCCTACATTTGTAAATACTGTGATTATAAGACAGTAATTTTTGAGAACCTCAGCCAGCACATTGCCGACACCCATTTTAGTGATCACCTTTATTGGTGTGAGCAGTGCGATGTACAGTTCTCCTCAAGCAGTGAGCTCTACCTGCATTTCCAGGAGCACAGCTGTGATGAACAGTACTTGTGTCAGTTCTGTGAACATGAAACAAATGATCCAGAAGACTTGCATAGCCATGTGGTAAATGAACATGCATGTAAATTAATAGAGTTAAGTGACAAATATAACAATGGAGAGCATGGACAGTACAGCCTCCTGAGCAAAATTACTTTTGACAAATGTAAAAACTTCTTTGTATGTCAAGTATGTGGTTTTCGGAGTAGACTTCATACAAATGTTAACAGGCATGTTGCTATTGAACATACTAAAATTTTTCCTCATGTTTGTGATGACTGTGGCAAAGGCTTTTCAAGTATGCTAGAATATTGCAAACATTTAAATTCACATTTATCTGAAGGGATTTATTTATGTCAATACTGTGAATATTCAACAGGACAAATTGAAGATCTTAAAATTCACCTAGACTTTAAGCATTCGGCTGACTTACCTCATAAATGTAGTGACTGCTTGATGAGGTTTGGAAATGAAAGGGAATTATTAAGTCACATTCCAGTCCATGAGACAACTTGA